From Salinirubellus salinus, the proteins below share one genomic window:
- a CDS encoding MTH865 family protein: MVDKDDLRQQFVDAFEGADYPVNSPMDLVPALPAGPGTTFESGDFSMTAMELNTKGGGSQEFPYDSVEDLVDDIMEGLEDQGHL, encoded by the coding sequence ATGGTAGACAAGGACGACCTCCGACAGCAGTTCGTCGACGCCTTCGAGGGCGCCGACTACCCCGTGAACAGCCCGATGGACCTCGTGCCGGCGCTCCCGGCCGGGCCGGGCACGACGTTCGAGTCGGGGGACTTCTCGATGACCGCGATGGAACTGAACACGAAGGGTGGCGGCAGTCAGGAGTTCCCGTACGACTCCGTCGAGGACCTCGTCGACGACATCATGGAGGGCCTCGAGGACCAGGGTCACCTCTAA
- a CDS encoding AIR synthase family protein has translation MSDPTPDPEPAPALGKLDRAFLERHVYPNLGATRSDVLVGPRHGVDFGVLEVGGECVVTATDPLSILPALGLERAGRLALDICLTDVAVSGVGPTHVAVALTLPPEMTDDEVARVWRGMADHAESLGVSVVTGHTGRYSGVASSWVGAATGFGVGDPADVVRPDGARPGDALVVSTGPAAEVAGLFATLFGDRLDLPAAVLATARERVDDIAAVADARAAFAAGEVTAMHDATEGGVAGGLVEMARGAGVRFDVDRSAVPMAPGVDAVCTAVDVDPWHVTSCGTLLLSAAPADAEAVVAALEDRGTPAAVVGEVSAGEGVYVDGEHVEHPDVDPSWAVYRALSEE, from the coding sequence GTGAGCGACCCGACTCCCGACCCCGAACCGGCCCCCGCACTCGGCAAACTCGACCGGGCGTTCCTCGAACGGCACGTCTACCCGAACCTCGGAGCGACCCGCTCGGACGTGCTGGTCGGCCCGAGACACGGCGTCGACTTCGGCGTCCTCGAGGTCGGCGGCGAGTGCGTCGTCACCGCCACCGACCCGCTCTCCATCCTGCCGGCGCTCGGCCTCGAACGCGCCGGCCGACTCGCCCTCGACATCTGCCTGACCGACGTCGCCGTCTCCGGCGTGGGTCCCACCCACGTCGCCGTCGCGCTCACCCTCCCGCCCGAGATGACCGACGACGAGGTGGCCCGCGTCTGGCGGGGGATGGCCGACCACGCCGAGTCGCTGGGCGTGAGCGTCGTCACGGGCCACACCGGCCGGTACTCCGGGGTGGCCTCCTCGTGGGTCGGTGCCGCGACGGGGTTCGGCGTGGGCGACCCGGCCGACGTGGTCCGTCCGGACGGTGCCCGACCGGGCGACGCCCTCGTCGTCTCCACCGGTCCCGCCGCGGAGGTGGCGGGCCTGTTCGCCACGCTGTTCGGCGACCGACTCGACCTGCCGGCGGCGGTGCTGGCGACGGCGCGGGAACGGGTCGACGACATCGCCGCCGTCGCCGACGCACGGGCCGCCTTCGCCGCCGGCGAGGTGACCGCGATGCACGACGCCACCGAGGGCGGGGTCGCGGGCGGTCTGGTCGAGATGGCCCGCGGCGCCGGCGTGCGGTTCGACGTGGACCGCTCGGCGGTGCCGATGGCACCGGGCGTCGACGCCGTCTGTACGGCCGTCGACGTCGACCCGTGGCACGTCACCAGTTGTGGGACGCTCCTGCTCTCCGCCGCACCGGCGGACGCCGAAGCGGTGGTCGCGGCCCTCGAGGACCGTGGGACGCCCGCGGCCGTCGTGGGCGAGGTGTCGGCCGGCGAGGGCGTCTACGTCGACGGCGAGCACGTCGAACACCCGGACGTCGACCCCTCGTGGGCCGTCTACCGGGCGCTCAGCGAGGAGTGA
- a CDS encoding ABC transporter ATP-binding protein, protein MSHDSVAVELEDVSVRYGGVTALDSVSLSVAPGEFFTLVGPSGCGKTTTLRVLAGLERPTEGTVRVDGEDVTDRPPEDRNVGIVFQSYALFNHMNVRENVGYGLRFRDPPDDRSPAARVEHLLDLVDLGGMGDRDPTELSGGQRQRVALARALAPGPDLLLLDEPLSALDARLRERLRVTVRRIQRELGTTTVYVTHDQAEALAVSDRVAVMNAGRIEQVGRPETVYRRPASRFVAAFVGDNNLLDAEVTTDGAARLVDDTAVTVPLPELADRPAGDRVTLSVRPEAFTLGEGVVTLPVSVENVEFLGESYRLHCAWAGRELLVRSRDRATGDIEVGFDPAEGHLL, encoded by the coding sequence GTGAGCCACGACTCCGTCGCCGTCGAACTCGAGGACGTGAGCGTCCGCTACGGCGGCGTGACCGCGCTCGACTCGGTCTCGCTCTCGGTCGCCCCGGGAGAGTTCTTCACGCTCGTCGGTCCCTCGGGGTGCGGGAAGACGACCACGCTCCGGGTGCTCGCGGGGCTGGAGAGGCCCACCGAGGGGACCGTCCGAGTCGACGGCGAGGACGTCACCGACCGCCCCCCAGAGGACCGGAACGTCGGTATCGTCTTCCAGAGCTACGCCCTGTTCAACCACATGAACGTCCGCGAGAACGTGGGCTACGGGCTGCGGTTCCGGGACCCGCCGGACGACCGCTCGCCCGCCGCCCGCGTCGAGCACCTCCTTGACCTCGTCGACCTCGGTGGGATGGGCGACCGCGACCCGACGGAACTCTCGGGCGGGCAGCGCCAGCGGGTCGCGCTGGCACGTGCGCTCGCGCCGGGGCCGGACCTGCTCCTCCTCGACGAACCCCTCTCGGCGCTCGACGCCCGCCTCCGCGAACGGCTCCGCGTGACCGTCCGGCGTATCCAGCGCGAACTCGGGACGACGACGGTGTACGTCACGCACGACCAGGCCGAGGCGCTCGCGGTGTCGGACCGTGTCGCCGTGATGAACGCCGGCCGGATCGAGCAGGTGGGCCGGCCCGAGACCGTGTACCGCCGACCGGCCTCCCGGTTCGTCGCGGCGTTCGTCGGCGACAACAACCTCCTCGACGCCGAGGTGACGACCGACGGTGCGGCCCGACTGGTCGACGACACGGCGGTGACCGTCCCGCTCCCCGAGCTGGCCGACCGGCCGGCCGGCGACCGGGTGACACTCTCCGTGCGACCCGAGGCGTTCACGCTCGGCGAGGGTGTCGTCACGCTCCCCGTCAGCGTCGAGAACGTGGAGTTCCTCGGCGAGAGCTACCGCCTGCACTGTGCGTGGGCGGGCCGTGAGTTACTCGTGCGCTCGCGTGATCGGGCGACGGGCGACATCGAAGTCGGTTTCGACCCGGCGGAGGGACACCTCCTGTGA
- a CDS encoding ABC transporter permease yields the protein MSALRESLERHALALGTLGTLAVLVVTFYHPVGSVLLQALVDGGRLTAGPLLAVLADPFYTGAASGLFADPLGVPGGVAAWLADVTLSPFDVPPLGFGLVGFTAYQAALSTVASVALGLPGAYLLSRFEFRGRRTIRSLTILPFVLPSVMVAVGFLAMFGANGVFNDVLGVFGLGPVRLLFTLEIIVLAHAFYNAPLVTRLVTAAWESVDASGVETARTMGASPRRAFRDVVLPQLWPALLTSALLTFVFTFMTFPIVLALGGLRLATLEVWLYARVGDLALTEAAAIGTIETVLTLSLTYLYLRYEARTAGTTDRGRPLPRRPLFDGVGSLADPVRVALLGYGAVVVVVFVGPLLSMVVESVTDPSGTFTTAYWAFLLDQQTAAAAGTVRPLPAVLRSLAFGVGTLAIAVPMGVVVSVLSVRGGRGSRAAEAVLTAPLAVSGVVVGLGLLQTLVFGTVLFGQRIVVTGAVAVVAAHAVSAYPFVTRNVAPALGGLDPRVVDAARSLGASRVRTLLDVELPLVSTAVLAGAAFAFAISVGEFDSTVILAEGVDSATMPVALERYIGNRSIGPSLGPATAMGTVLLVVTAGSFLVIDRFGGRYEL from the coding sequence GTGAGCGCGCTCCGCGAGTCGCTCGAGCGACACGCACTCGCACTCGGCACCCTCGGCACGCTGGCCGTCCTCGTCGTCACGTTCTACCACCCGGTCGGGAGCGTCCTCCTGCAGGCGCTCGTCGACGGGGGGCGACTGACGGCCGGGCCGCTGCTCGCGGTGCTCGCCGACCCGTTCTACACCGGGGCGGCCAGCGGGCTGTTCGCCGACCCGCTCGGGGTGCCCGGTGGGGTCGCGGCGTGGCTGGCCGACGTCACGCTCTCGCCGTTCGACGTCCCACCGCTCGGCTTCGGCCTCGTCGGGTTCACCGCCTACCAGGCGGCGCTCTCCACCGTCGCCAGCGTGGCGCTCGGCCTCCCCGGCGCCTACCTCCTCTCGCGGTTCGAGTTCCGCGGCCGCCGGACGATACGGTCGCTCACCATCCTCCCGTTCGTCCTCCCCTCCGTGATGGTCGCGGTGGGCTTCCTCGCGATGTTCGGTGCCAACGGCGTGTTCAACGACGTCCTCGGCGTCTTCGGGCTGGGGCCGGTCCGGCTCCTGTTCACGCTGGAGATCATCGTCCTCGCCCACGCGTTCTACAACGCGCCGCTCGTGACCCGGCTCGTGACGGCGGCGTGGGAGTCCGTCGACGCCTCCGGCGTGGAGACGGCCCGCACGATGGGGGCCTCGCCGCGGCGGGCGTTCCGCGACGTGGTCCTCCCGCAACTGTGGCCGGCGCTGCTCACCTCGGCGCTGCTGACGTTCGTGTTCACGTTCATGACGTTCCCCATCGTCCTCGCGCTCGGTGGGTTGCGTCTGGCGACGCTGGAGGTGTGGCTATACGCGCGGGTCGGCGACCTCGCGCTGACCGAGGCGGCGGCCATCGGCACCATCGAGACGGTGCTCACGCTCTCCCTCACCTACCTCTACCTCCGCTACGAGGCCCGTACCGCCGGCACCACCGACCGTGGCCGGCCGCTCCCCCGGCGACCCCTGTTCGACGGGGTCGGCTCGCTGGCCGACCCGGTCCGTGTGGCGCTCCTCGGGTACGGTGCGGTGGTCGTCGTCGTGTTCGTCGGGCCACTCCTGAGCATGGTCGTCGAGAGCGTCACGGACCCGAGCGGCACGTTCACGACGGCCTACTGGGCGTTCCTCCTCGACCAGCAGACCGCGGCCGCGGCGGGGACGGTCCGTCCCCTCCCGGCGGTCCTCCGTTCGCTCGCGTTCGGCGTCGGGACACTCGCGATCGCGGTGCCGATGGGCGTCGTCGTCAGCGTCCTCTCGGTTCGGGGTGGTCGGGGGTCCAGAGCGGCCGAGGCCGTCCTCACCGCGCCGCTCGCGGTGTCGGGCGTCGTCGTCGGGCTCGGCCTGCTCCAGACGCTCGTGTTCGGGACCGTGCTGTTCGGCCAGCGTATCGTCGTCACGGGCGCCGTCGCGGTGGTCGCGGCCCACGCCGTCTCGGCCTACCCGTTCGTCACCCGGAACGTCGCCCCCGCGCTCGGCGGTCTCGACCCGCGGGTCGTGGACGCGGCCCGGTCGCTCGGCGCCTCGCGCGTTCGGACCCTGCTGGACGTGGAGCTGCCCCTCGTCTCCACCGCGGTCCTCGCGGGCGCGGCGTTCGCGTTCGCCATCTCCGTCGGGGAGTTCGACTCCACAGTCATCCTCGCGGAGGGTGTCGACAGCGCCACCATGCCCGTGGCGCTCGAACGCTACATCGGGAACCGCTCCATCGGCCCGAGTCTGGGTCCGGCGACGGCGATGGGGACCGTGCTCCTGGTGGTGACCGCGGGGAGCTTCCTCGTCATCGACCGGTTCGGGGGGAGGTACGAGCTGTGA
- a CDS encoding thiamine ABC transporter substrate-binding protein produces MKRRTFLTGVGTAGAVGLAGCTGFVGDGGAPSGTLTVATYSSFTGEGTAGNWLKSAFESEYPDATVEFVTPENGLNQYIQRAQQDAPIDADLYVGLNTGELVRADERLDSDLFVRVEADLDGATNVKSDLRIDPDGRAIAYDTGYITLVYDENEVSGPFTFDGLLEPEFEDALITQNAQQSDPGRAFLLWTIDAKGEDGYLEYWQGLLDNGVTILDDWEPAYNAYLAEEAPMVVSYSTDQVYYHGPDVDMSRHQVGFVEDQGYANPEAMAMFAGTDEGELARQFMEFVLTPEAQREVASRNVQYPAVAGVEMPEEFSQYAYEPPEAVTFTYDELAGNVSTWIEDWARQVASN; encoded by the coding sequence ATGAAACGACGTACGTTCCTGACCGGCGTCGGCACCGCGGGTGCGGTCGGGCTGGCCGGGTGCACCGGGTTCGTCGGTGACGGCGGCGCACCGAGCGGCACGCTCACCGTGGCGACCTACTCCTCGTTCACCGGTGAGGGCACCGCGGGCAACTGGCTCAAGTCCGCGTTCGAGTCGGAGTACCCGGACGCGACGGTGGAGTTCGTCACGCCCGAGAACGGTCTGAACCAGTACATCCAGCGCGCCCAGCAGGATGCGCCCATCGACGCCGACCTGTACGTCGGTCTGAACACGGGCGAGCTCGTCCGGGCGGACGAACGGCTCGACTCGGACCTGTTCGTCAGGGTGGAGGCCGACCTCGACGGGGCGACGAACGTCAAGTCCGACCTCCGCATCGACCCGGACGGCCGCGCCATCGCGTACGACACGGGCTACATCACGCTCGTCTACGACGAGAACGAGGTGTCCGGCCCGTTCACCTTCGACGGCCTCCTCGAACCCGAGTTCGAGGACGCGCTCATCACGCAGAACGCCCAGCAGTCGGACCCCGGCCGGGCGTTCCTGCTCTGGACCATCGACGCCAAGGGCGAGGACGGCTACCTCGAGTACTGGCAGGGCTTGCTGGACAACGGCGTCACCATCCTGGACGACTGGGAACCCGCGTACAACGCCTACCTCGCCGAGGAGGCGCCGATGGTCGTCTCGTACTCCACCGACCAGGTCTACTACCACGGCCCGGACGTGGACATGAGCCGTCACCAGGTCGGCTTCGTCGAAGACCAGGGGTACGCGAACCCGGAGGCGATGGCGATGTTCGCCGGCACGGACGAGGGCGAGTTGGCCCGCCAGTTCATGGAGTTCGTCCTCACCCCCGAGGCACAGCGCGAGGTGGCCTCCCGGAACGTGCAGTACCCAGCCGTGGCGGGGGTCGAGATGCCCGAGGAGTTCTCACAGTACGCCTACGAACCCCCGGAAGCGGTCACGTTTACGTACGACGAACTCGCAGGCAACGTCAGCACGTGGATCGAAGACTGGGCACGGCAGGTCGCCAGCAACTGA
- a CDS encoding cold-shock protein encodes MATGKVDFFNDTGGYGFIDTEDSDDDVFFHMEDVGGPDLEEGQEVEFEIEDSPKGPRAANLTRL; translated from the coding sequence ATGGCAACCGGAAAGGTTGATTTCTTCAACGACACTGGCGGCTACGGTTTCATCGACACTGAGGACTCTGACGACGACGTTTTCTTCCACATGGAGGACGTGGGCGGCCCGGACCTCGAGGAGGGCCAGGAGGTCGAGTTCGAGATTGAGGACTCCCCCAAGGGTCCCCGCGCGGCGAACCTGACGCGCCTGTAG
- a CDS encoding carboxymuconolactone decarboxylase family protein produces MTSDTPNSPPDEFRKRTLTPRTVPHHAARGLLNVPALVRANRSDRVSPAFAERLMLATTAVNECRYCARFHAGLARQAGVDQSTVDAILERDGVAVVDDHERPALVFAQRYAETDGHPGREAIATLVDTYGPETAADLRAYVRAIHAANLLGNTVDAVGYRSRRLVGGCVGRLHRTTVGSGSSER; encoded by the coding sequence GTGACCTCCGACACCCCGAACAGCCCACCCGACGAGTTCCGCAAGCGAACGCTCACGCCTCGGACGGTCCCCCACCACGCGGCCCGGGGCCTCCTGAACGTCCCCGCGCTGGTCCGAGCGAACCGTTCGGATCGCGTCTCGCCGGCGTTCGCCGAACGGCTGATGCTCGCCACGACCGCCGTCAACGAGTGTCGGTACTGCGCCCGCTTCCACGCCGGCCTCGCGCGACAGGCCGGCGTCGACCAGTCGACGGTGGACGCCATCCTCGAACGGGACGGCGTCGCGGTCGTCGACGACCACGAACGCCCGGCGCTCGTGTTCGCGCAGCGGTACGCCGAGACGGACGGCCACCCCGGCCGGGAGGCCATCGCGACGCTCGTCGACACCTACGGGCCGGAGACGGCCGCCGACCTCCGGGCGTACGTCCGGGCCATCCACGCCGCGAACCTGCTCGGCAACACCGTCGACGCGGTGGGCTACCGGAGTCGTCGGCTGGTCGGTGGGTGCGTGGGGCGACTCCACCGGACGACCGTGGGGTCAGGCTCGTCGGAACGGTAG
- a CDS encoding thiol-disulfide oxidoreductase DCC family protein produces the protein MSETATDVADGALAEVPEGGAVVLFDGVCNFCSWSVRFIHEHDDGTLRFAPLQSEVGAALLERHGLAADYFDSLVYLGEDGVHTKSDGAVRIARHLEQPWRALWLARVVPRPVRDVGYDLLGRVRYRLFGKKESCMIPGPDLRSRFLDDPTDEFGTAGQTA, from the coding sequence GTGAGCGAGACAGCGACGGACGTGGCCGACGGGGCGCTGGCGGAGGTGCCCGAAGGTGGGGCCGTCGTCCTCTTCGACGGCGTCTGTAACTTCTGCTCGTGGTCGGTCCGGTTCATCCACGAACACGACGACGGGACGCTCCGCTTCGCACCCCTCCAGTCCGAGGTTGGGGCCGCGCTCCTCGAACGGCACGGACTGGCGGCGGACTACTTCGACTCGCTGGTCTACCTCGGCGAGGACGGGGTCCACACCAAGAGCGACGGCGCGGTCCGTATCGCCCGGCACCTCGAGCAACCGTGGCGCGCCCTGTGGCTCGCGCGGGTCGTCCCCCGCCCCGTCCGTGACGTGGGGTACGACCTGCTCGGCCGGGTCCGCTACCGGCTCTTCGGCAAGAAGGAGTCCTGCATGATCCCTGGCCCGGACCTTCGCTCACGGTTCCTCGACGACCCCACCGACGAGTTCGGGACCGCCGGTCAGACCGCGTAG
- a CDS encoding NAD(P)/FAD-dependent oxidoreductase: MRNVDVAVVGGGPAGSSAGYAAASEGADTLVVEKGVPRADREELGPDSTDAAGILDYWVDIMDLDEEIPGWVKHRELTGADFVGPNSEVNLNSTGIDSSYPGFGFTMHRARFDDWLRERAETAGAEYRVGTGVRSVDSDLVGTPSHTLTLKDGTEIRADYLILADGPQRTITGTVLEPLLPDGEFERMATNTANHIAYQEYREIPDEVYEPDRLKFWWGYMPGHTAYPWVFPNDGNVARVGLTMPIGLDIDELEDRDSYRLLRPEDERIPAGKTYIERLIEEVYPDLGVEAFQLVEDRGKRGGTETYPISSTRPIESPTRANVAVVGGAMGATSAFHEGGDHTAVRSGQIAGRLAALGAMRAYNTEWQRAMGDEVLRSVALAEMVDGYGPDDWDRTFGLVDSIMPEDGFYDVKDALFAGLYGAKLFAGYKWTKFRYRRGRYCQIREDDYAV; the protein is encoded by the coding sequence ATGCGCAACGTAGACGTCGCCGTCGTCGGTGGGGGGCCCGCTGGCTCCTCCGCCGGGTACGCGGCGGCCAGCGAGGGGGCCGATACCCTCGTCGTCGAGAAGGGGGTCCCCCGAGCCGACCGGGAGGAGCTGGGGCCGGACTCGACGGACGCCGCGGGCATCCTCGACTACTGGGTCGACATCATGGACCTGGACGAGGAGATCCCCGGGTGGGTCAAGCACCGCGAACTCACCGGGGCGGACTTCGTCGGTCCGAACAGCGAGGTGAACCTGAACTCGACCGGCATCGACTCCTCGTACCCCGGTTTCGGCTTCACGATGCACCGCGCTCGGTTCGACGACTGGCTCCGCGAGCGAGCCGAGACCGCCGGCGCGGAGTATCGGGTCGGCACGGGCGTCCGCTCGGTCGACTCGGACCTCGTCGGGACGCCGAGCCACACCCTGACGCTCAAGGACGGCACGGAGATCCGAGCCGACTACCTGATACTCGCGGACGGCCCCCAGCGAACAATCACGGGCACGGTCCTCGAGCCGCTCCTCCCCGACGGCGAGTTCGAGCGGATGGCCACGAACACGGCCAACCACATCGCCTACCAGGAGTACCGCGAGATACCCGACGAGGTGTACGAACCCGACCGCCTGAAGTTCTGGTGGGGGTACATGCCCGGGCACACCGCCTACCCGTGGGTGTTCCCGAACGACGGCAACGTCGCGCGCGTGGGCCTGACGATGCCCATCGGCCTCGACATCGACGAACTGGAGGACCGCGACAGCTACCGCCTCCTGCGCCCCGAGGACGAGCGAATCCCCGCTGGTAAGACGTACATCGAACGGCTCATCGAGGAGGTGTACCCGGACCTCGGCGTCGAGGCGTTCCAGCTCGTCGAGGACCGCGGCAAGCGCGGCGGCACCGAGACGTACCCCATCTCCTCCACCCGCCCCATCGAGTCGCCCACGCGGGCGAACGTGGCCGTGGTCGGCGGGGCGATGGGCGCGACGAGCGCGTTCCACGAGGGCGGGGACCACACCGCCGTCCGGTCGGGTCAGATAGCCGGGCGTCTCGCCGCGCTCGGCGCGATGCGCGCGTACAACACGGAGTGGCAGCGCGCGATGGGCGACGAGGTGCTCCGGTCGGTGGCACTCGCCGAGATGGTCGATGGGTACGGCCCCGACGACTGGGACCGCACGTTCGGCCTCGTCGACTCCATCATGCCCGAGGACGGCTTCTACGACGTGAAGGACGCCCTCTTCGCGGGACTCTACGGCGCGAAGCTCTTCGCGGGCTACAAGTGGACGAAGTTCCGCTACCGGCGGGGTCGGTACTGCCAGATACGCGAGGACGACTACGCGGTCTGA